Part of the Papio anubis isolate 15944 chromosome 6, Panubis1.0, whole genome shotgun sequence genome, TCTTCTGCAGGCCGATGATGGCCAGGCATCCCAGAGATGTGGGAGTGGCAGCCACAGTGATGGTGACTGTCCAGCCTGGCCATGACAGGGCCCCAGGAGGCCTGTGGGGCCTGGCAGGGGTCTAAGAGTATAGGCTGATGGATGGTCTGAGACTCAAGGGAGATGGGAAGACCCTTAGGGACCTGACAGCCCACCCCCTCTATTTTACCAGTGGAGAGACTGAGACCCAGCGGGCAGAGGGCCCAACCAAGGTCACAAGGCAACTAAATGGCTCAGTGAGAGCTCACATCTCTAGGTAACCAGGTGGATCCTCCCACTCCACCTTCAGGCTCAGATACCTGTAGGCTCCACTGCTCTCTACTTGTGTGATCCTGAGCCTCTGtgtctcagtgttctcatctggaaaatgggatgaCGATAGTACataccttcttcacagggttgTTATGAAGATGAATTTAaacacatgtaaagtgcttagaaagaTGCTTAGTAAGTGCATATGTGTGCTGGTCATTGCtactattactattttatttgtattaattcagGGGCATTTGAGGTGAGTGGacaagaggaaggcagaggggcTTCCAAAGGCAGAGAAGTGGGTGGAGAATGATCTGGGGGGTAATAGCCTACGGTCCTTAATCCTGAAGGCCAGGAGATTAAGTAGGGGGAGCAGAGGACCAGCCACAGCCTGGGCGGTGAGCTCAGAGGCGGGACAGCCTTTCCTCTCTCTGCCCACCCCTCCAGCTCTGTTCCACACACCCCTCAGTCCAATAGCGGGACAAAAATCCAGTCAACCATGCAGCCATGAGTCTGGGACTGTGAATGTCTGAagccctcctttcttccctgtgGCTTCTCTTCCTGAAGCACCTGGGACAGGGATCCCTTTCAGGgcccttttcttctctccagaGCCCAATTTGAGGTCCCCATCTTTCCCACCCTCGGTGCCCTCCCTCTGGGCTGCTCAGGGCAGGCCTCAGTCTTCTGTGTTGGCCTGGAAACCCGGGAGattgtctctactgaaattcCCAAGACAGCATGTTCTGCTTAGTGACGGTGTTACCAgcgaaacacacacacacacacacacacacacacagactctgtGATACAAAGCTTGAGAAACGTTGGGTTGAACCAGAGCAAACTGGTCCCTTTGCTGTAGGACTTAACAGAGCCTTGAATACCCAAAAGGCCACTGAAACTCTTGAGAGGGAAGCACAGCAGGCAGGTTCCCAAGCTCCACACCAGGGAGCCAGTGTTCTGTGGACCACACCTTGGGAAAGAATCCACCAGATGCTACGGTGTCGGGCACAGCAAAGATGCTCTTGGCGTCCCGTCCCGCCCCCAGCAGTGGCTCTGCGCCTCAGTCCCTCTGCCAGGCAAGCACCCTCTCCTGACACTTTCCCATGGCCCCTGTGGTGAGGTGACATGAGCTGCTGGTTATGGGAACTTCCCTCCTTCCAAGCTGTGACCCCACCCTGTTCCCACTCAAAGCGTATCAGAATGTAAGTCACAGGGGCATGTTAATTATAGGGACAACCGTGAATCAGCACCCATTTACTATAAAATCATAAGAAGTAAACAAGTCCCAAACTTTGGTACAATTAGTTCCAAATTTCTTGTGATGTTCAGGGTGGGAATGGCTGCCTGGAGGGCTAATCTGGGAACAGACTTGCCCAGAGAAGGGAGAAATCCCCTTTTGCTATGATCCCTGGTCCCTCATGGCCACAGGGATTTACATGTGAAGAGGAACAAGAGGAAAACAGTGTTTCTTGGGCACCTAAAATGCAGTCGGTCCTGGGTGCATGTCACGTACGTCATGTGCAACCTTATGTACTCGTCACTCTGGCCACGCGATGACCCTgcaagggtgggggtgggggtgacgACCCCACTGCACAGGGGACGCCAGACTCCTCATGGCACAGTGACTCTGGTGCCCACAGATTACCCAGCCCCTGATGGCTTGGTGTCAGTACACCATGGTTGTAGGATTTCCTCTCTCACTGCCCGAGAGCAGGGCCACCCTTGAGGGTGCAATTCTGTGTGTGCATCTCCAGCATGGTCTCCAATGCCTGAGTGAGGCCTGGCACTCATGTTTGGTAAATACTTGTTGAgagatgagtgaatgagtgatcAAATGCAATAAAGCAATCCATTTATTTTAGAGGAAATTCTGATGATGTTACTCACTTCTCTCACCTCCTCAATGGCTTCCCGTTTCACTCAGTAAATGCCAAAGGCCTCATCATGGCCTACACGGCCCACGCATTCTGGCTTCTTCACCTCtgcaaccccatctctagcaCTTTCCCTTCCTGCACTCAGCTCCAGCCACACCTGCCCCGCTCTCCTGTAAACGCACCAAGGATGCTCCTACCACAGGGCCTTTGTACCTGCTGGTCCCTCTACTTAGAGCCCCTTTCCCCCAGATATCAGCGTGACTCCCTGTCTCACTTCCTGGGGGTTCACCTCAACCATGACCTCCTCTGAGAGGCCCTCTCCAACCACCTCATGGAACACATCACCCTCCTCCCTCATGTGTCTTTAGAACTCTTGCCACCACCTGAAATGATGTTACTAGCCTATTTATTGATGTGTTTGCTGTGTCTCTCCCAtactatctgtgtgtgtgttgtaagcTCTGTGCGGGGACAGGGCCTGTGCTTTGTTCATGGCTGCATCCTCCATGCCTAGCACAGAGCGTGGCACGTGGCCTTTGCTTGTAAATCCTACTGAACCAAACAATTGAAGGAAGCCACAGAGGAGAACGTGGACCCTGTCAAACAGCAACGTCAGTGCtatttttcagagaagaaagaaaaacatcatgCTTTACTAAAAGAACCAAATTTACTTCAGTTTAAGGCAAATTCCACACAGAGACTGTCTCAGAGACGGGCACAGAACCAGACACCGTAGAAACACCACCACCATGCATGacagggaagcagaggcaggcagaagaCGGGGGCCTGGCCCGCACCAGGCATGGAGAGGTCAGTGGGCTGAGGAGCTCCATGCGGCAACAGGGACTGGCATGCATGACCTGCTCCCCGAGTGGGCAAAGGCGGCTGGGTGGGCCCAGGAGGGAGATCCCCTTCTTCCCTACCTTTCCCACAGCAGGGGCAGCGCTCAGGCTCAGATGCCAGAGCCCAAGGCTGAAGGACTAGGGTGTATTTGGGGTGATGGGATGGAACAGGGTGACACAAAAGCCAAGGCGACCTCGGGTAGGGTCACATCAGTTAGGAGTAGGATGTGGGGGAGCTGGGCATGGGATGAATGACCCTCAGGATGTCAGATCTAAAGGAAAACCTGGGGCCATCTGGTCAACCCTCTTGTCATACAGACATGGAAATTGAGGCCCAAAAGGTAGAAGGTTCTTGCTTGGGTTCCCACATTAGGCAGTTGGGGGAGGCAGGGCTCAAACCCAGGGCTCCTGTCTCCTAGCCTCATGGGATACAGAGCAAAGAGCAGGGGCAGTGTGGGAGCATGGGGCTGAGCCACTCCTTACTCAGGCCTCCAGGTGGGCAGAGGCATGGGCACCGAGGGCCCTGGGAAGCctctggagggaggaggggattCCTGAAGCCAGGAGTCAACCGTGGAAGTGCCTGTGGGCCCACACCAGGGAGAGGCCTCCACAGGCTGTGTGTCTAGAACTTGCATCGTACTGAGCTCAAGAGGCACCAGAAAGGGCTCTGTGCTGAGCAGCCTCCACTTCAGGCCCATCACATGGCTGACGGTCCATGATTACAGCACCCCGTGGGTCCCCGGGGCTCCCAATGCATCCAGTGTCCCTGGGAGGGGGCACATGTTCAGGCCTTCCTGCAAACCCATCAGCTTCATGGGGTTCACTGGAAATTGGGCACAGGATAGACCACAGGGCGGGGGTCAGTGATAGTAGACACCATGGGTGGATGGGACGGAGATGGGGGTCTGGAAGAGGCCAACCCCAGGCTTCAGGGTGACAGGGAAGCAAATAGGATTGCCGGGGGTGGGCGACAGGGACCCCCAATCACCCCTATTGTTTACACCTTCCTGACTGGGCTAGAGCCAGGTACTGGTGAAGAAGAGAAGGGCTAGGTCCCTGTGTACCCCGCTGTCACCTGTGCGCCCCTAACTCCCTGGGTCTGGGCAATAAGTGAGGCCAAGAAATTGAGGAGGGGGTCTTCAGAAGTCCCACCCCTTGGCAGCCTCCCAGGCACACAGATGTCCCAAAGGCCGGGCAGGCCAACTTCGGGGAGTCTGGGGCCCCGGCCTCCTGTTCACCTGGCCTCTCCCAGGCCCCAGCCACCTGCCTGCTGAGACCAGGTTCAGATGTGTGTGTGCAAGGGGGACGCAGGGGGCGTGCGGGCTGGGGACTGCGAGGGCGAGTGGGTTGGTGCTGCGGGTGGGGGACGTGGGCGAATGCCCTGTGCCTTCATGTAGGACACCAGTTGGTCAGGGATCTCTGCCAGCACGTCTCGGGCCAGGCGGGCCATGCTCAGCACGTGGTTGCCTGTGCGGTCCACGTAGTCCCGGAAGGGTACAAACTGGCAAATGGGAGGGCAGGGTCAGGCAGTGCCTCCTGTGGGACCCTGGTCCCCAAAATCTCCAGGCCTGGGGTTGTATCCCCACCCCAATCCCAGCCTCTGCTCACTTGACTCAATCCCCCCATCTTTGTGAATGACCTGAGGGACTGTATCCCCCAACTCCCTGGGTTTGGGCAGTAAGTAACTACAGTCATAGTCACTATTCTTTCATTCACTTGACAAATACTGAGCCCTAGTCCACACCAGGACACACCATGGAACAAGATTCTCCACCTCAGCACTAAGCACAGCACTCAGTAGGTGCTTCCAAAATACCAACTGAATCCCTGACTTCTGGGGCATGTGCCCTCCTGGGTCTCCCCCGACCTGTCCAGCagagccctctctctctctggcctctcttcattccttttctctctggGGCTAACCTGGCCAATGCCTAATGCCAGGCTTCTTCCCAGAGGGTGCCCTCCATCCTGAGCGCCTCCTCGGTTCACTCCTGCCTCCAGGCCTTGGCATGGGCTGGTCCCGCCTCCCAGGTTGTCCTTGCTCTGGTTTCTAGCCCCCTGTGTTTGGTCTCCACCCCTGGGATACTGGGCCTCAATTTTTAAGACAAGGGGTTATGGAGGATGTCAGTTTTGTCTTCTGCATCTCCTGAGCACTAGGGCCTCCTCTGCAGGGGATGAGTGGGGGAAGTGCTTGCGGAGGGTGCATTCTTCCGCGTGACTGCGCGGAAATTCCCTGAGGACAAAGATCTTTCTGCTCATTATATTTGCATCCTTCATGGAGATGCTTACATTGATTCAGTTAACCAAGCAATGCCCATTCTTGGAGAAGGCTGTAGCAACGCTAAAGACACTGCCTCGGCCTTCAAGGGGCAGAAAAAAACAGAACGAGGCTGACCACAGAGGCCTGGGGGCTGAGGAAGGGCTGGCAGAGGGTTCTGGCCTCTGGCTGGGCACCCACAATGTTAGGAGTGTGTCCCAGGCGTGACAGAGAGGGGCCCAGCCCAGAGCACAGCATGGCTGAGGAGTGACTCCTACTCCCTTCCATGACGACTGGGGCACTTTAGGGCTCTCGGTGCCTCCCTCCCAGGCCCTTCCCCAGGGAAGCCCCCAAAGGGGCTGTGAGCTCAGCCTGGCTAGAGGGACTCTTGAATTTCCCGTGGGGCAGGCAAAGTCTGGGCTTCACCTGGACAATGTCGCGTTCAGCCAGCTTCCCCCGGGAGGAGATCCGCACGTCGTCACCATCCAGCTCCACCATGGCTGTGAGGGGAGCAGTGTCATGGGGGGGTGAGATTAATGGTGGACCCCTGGGCCTGGCAGGAGAGTGGACTTGTCCTTCCATCCCGGGCCAATCTGGGGCTGAGACCATTGGCCCATGCCCCATGTTagagacgaggaaactgaggccgggGCCAGTTTCACCGATCAGGTGAGCCTCTGACTTTGAGCCCAGTGCTTTGGCTCCCCACACTCCCCAGACTCCCAGGGCTGGGGGAGAAAGAAGTGACTTGGGGCCTCCTCCCCACAGCCTTGGGATGTGGGTGTGGGTGCGCACCCAGATCTGACACACCCCTCCCTGCGCAAACAAACGCACCCCACACCCTGCACACTCACCCAGACACACACGCCCAGGCGGGAGCTCTTACTCTTTCAGGAGGGATCATTCCCAAGGGCCCGCAGCCTCTGGGGAAACaactggggtgggggcaggggtacGTGGctagggaaggaaaggaggggagggcagCAGCTGGACTCACCGTCGAACTCTGCCTGGCCCACGCCGACGATAATGATGGACATGGGGAGCTtggcagcctgggagacagcatgGGGGGCAGGGGAAGGTTGGACCCATTTGGGACCCCgttaaaaggaaggagaaatcagGGGCAGGGACAGGAAAGGGTgggcagaaaagaaaagggagagtgAACATGTAGAGACAGAGGAACACAGAAAAGGGGGGATGGGGGTACGGAGAGGGAGGGCACTCAGATAAAAAGCAAGGGAAACCAGGCTGTGGCccggaggagagagggagggtggtGGGGGGAATGGATCATAGGTCTGCTTTGGTGAGTCACCCCTATCCCTTCTTACAGGGAGACCACGGCTCAGAGAGCCATGTTCCTGGGCTTCCCCAACTCTGAgcctcccctcccactcccttGACCTGGCCAGGTCGGCCTGGGGAAGGGGGAAGCAGTCCTAGAGATGGGTTAATGAGGGAGCCATCGGGGTCTGGAGGGAGTAGACAACCCACTGTGATTAAGAGGTGGGAACAGTGCTCAGCAGCCAGATCTCTCATGATCTGGGCACCCCTTCCACTCCCCAGAATCCACTATCCAGCACCGGACTCTGCAGCCAGAGGCCAGGAGGCGGACAAGGGCAGTGGGGCCCagtgagggagggaaaggagaagccCCGCCCAAGTCACCTCCAAACATTTCCCTAAAGTCAAGGAGGTAGGCATACTCCCAGGGTTCCCCTAAGGGGGAGGAAGACACCCCTCAAACCGCCTCCCCACTGCACACTCCTTGCTTACATTGACAATGGCCTCCTTGGTCTGCGCCATGTCCGAGATGACCCCGTCTGTGATGATGAGCAGCACCGAGTACTGGGAGCCGTCCTGCACAGCCGCTGCATTCCTGGGTGCGGCAGGCAGGGACTAAGGTCTGTCTGCCGGGCCTCTGGGCATGTTCCCCGCTAAACAAGGACCCTGAACACTTTGGAGGGTGACAGCTCTTGGGGGAATCTCTTCAGGGTCAGGGCTCCCTGAAAGGCAAGTGTGTGGGAAGAGACACCCCCTCCCACCACCCAGAGGCAGCCAGTATGGAAACGGAGGCCTTGTGAGTGCCTGGAGGCGGTGGCAGTGGCACTCACCTGGCCACATGGGTGACCACGGGGGCGAAGTTGGTGGGGCCGTACAGCTGCACCGTGCGCAGGCTGCGGTGGTAGGCCTCCAGGATGCCGTCGATGCCGCAGCACGAGGGATTCTCCTGGTTGCCATTCTAGGGGACAGAAGGcggggaggctgagcccaggaaggACGGACGGGAGTGCGCAATGTGTGGGAACAGAGCCAGGTGGGGAGGTCAGCAGGCCTGGGATCCCCCAGCTCTTCTCTGGTGTGGGGTggcggggcaggggagggagctACCAGGGCCCATCTTGAAGCAGCACGTGCTTCAGGTGAGCTGGGTCCAAACCTGCTCCTTACCCAGCTCCCTGTACCTGTTCAGAGACGCCCCAAGATCCCTGGCTGCCTCCCTCAGGGAACCTTGGGTAAACCCACTCTGCCCAAGTGGGTCTGAGCAACTCAGGAAGGAGCTGTGGCTGATCTGTCCACATGCATACTGGGCCCAGCACAGCACCCTGCACCCTCAGGCATGGGAGGGACGTCTGCTGTGCCTGAGTGTCCCCAGCTCATGGGAGCCAGGGAAAGGGGTGGCCTGTGCAGTCATCTCCACAGGGCCCAGGCCGCCCAGATGATGCCACGCTCCACATCACCCCAGGGATCCACCTCATCCCATCTCAGCACTGACTCAGGGATACCCAACCCACACCACCTTGTCCGCTTTGCTGGGGCCCTGAGGGATGGGTCAGCCACAGcttgcctccacctccacctgCGTCTCGTCAGGAACAAGGAGGCCAGAGCCAGCTGTGGGCAGGCACTTCAGATGTGGAGGGGCAGCATCTGTGATCAGGGAAGGGGGTGGGTTTCTGGAGCCCCCTACACACAGCAGGCAGTCTACCCCCACTGAGGCTAAGCCTTAAGTCCCTGGGCTCAGAGGAAGGGAAatgtccccccacccccagcttgtCACCACACCCCCAGCCTGGTCAGTCCTCTCTCCCACCAGCGGGACCTCCTACCAGCGGGAACTCATGGGACACCCTGCCATCGGGGGGCAGCTTGGCCCCGAAGCCCAGGGCAGGGAACATCTTGTCGCTGTCGTAGTGCTGGATGATCTCTCCGACGGCGGTCAGGGCCAGCGCGTAGGCGTTCAGCTGGTAGGGACTCATGTAGTGCAGGGATGTGGACTGTGAGGGGTTCCCTGCAATACAGGACATGGGAATCTTTGACCATCTGGACCCACCAAGTCACCCTGGGTTCAGAATGAAGAAGGGGGTGTCCAAGGGCACCCCTAACTTTTATTAatccttgactcctctctttctctcatatccTATATTAAATCCTTCAGCAAAACAGATCCGGAATCCCTCctcattctctcctcctccccataCCACCATCCTCTTGCTTATAGGATGCAGCAGTTTCCTAACTGATCTCCCCGCTTCCTTCTGCCCTTGTGCCTCCAGCCCATACCCAGCACGGCAGTGACTGAGCCTATCCGCCTCAGAGAGATCATGCCTCTCCTCTGCCCAAAACGCTCAACGCTTCCACCTCCCGCAAAATGAAACCCAAAGTCCTCACGAGAACCCGCAAGGCACACATGAGTTGGCCTCCAGGTCATCTCCTACCCTCCTCCCTGTCACTCACCAGTCCCAGCCTCACCAGCCCCTCGCCATTCCCACCTCAGGACCTTGGCAATGGCTGTTCCCTCTACCTGGGACACTTTTCCCCAGATGTCCACATGGCCTGCTCCTTGGCctcttcaggtctctgctcaagtGTCACCTCCTCAGTGTGATCTTTTCCAAGCAGCCTATTAAAAATTACAGCCTCCCCCAATCCTTCCTATCCTTCTTCCTGGCTTGATTTCCCCCCCCCCAGAGCCCTCTTCACTACTAATATAGTCTATATTTAACTTATTTGTTCATTGATGAGAGGGAGTACAGCACAGATTGCCAAGATACCAATCCTATCTACCTCCTACTAGCTATGTGATCCTGGGTAAGTTCCTTAACCTTAGCCTTAgtctcttcacctgtaaaatCACAGCAATAATAGTTCCTACTTCATAGGATTGATGTGAGTATTAAACAGGTGCTATCAATATTATGATAATGATCCTCAGTGTTATTATTACTAAGGCCCCTCCCGGCTCTGATTGCCCAGTGCTCTATGATGCTAGGACCTACAGCTATAAGAGGGGCTCCTGACACCTGTTAAGGGCAGGACCTGGGCATTTTTGATTGGCGCAAAAATGAGCACTGAGCACCCCTAATAGAGTCTAGAGCCCAAGGAAGGTTGTGATGTTTCTAATCATGTGAAGTTTGGCACTGTGATTGCTCCTAGTGACCCAGCCACAGGCTGACACTGGAGAAattgggaggagggaaagaagccagGGCAGCCCCAGCCAGGTAAAGACCGGGGTCCCTGGGCTGGATCCTGCCTCCCTGAACATCACAGAGCTCAGTCTTGGCTGTGGTtctccactccagcctgtgggTTGGACTGCACAGAGGAGCTGAGATTTGATCCCGGGGTAAAACATCTCCAGGGCTCTCCATAGGCCCAGAGTACACACAACCCCATTCCTCCAGGGAGACTGGGTGTTCCTCAAGGACAAGGCTGTGGTTCAGAGCCCAGATTTATGTCAGTGGTCCAACCTGGGGATACCTCTGCCATCTTGGTTGTATCTTTGGTCCTCCAGACCTAGGTACCTCCTCTTTGGTGAGGAAGAGGCCAGAGAGTATGAGGATCATGGTCCCATCCAGGGCCAGACACCACAGCCCTTAAAagttctctcctcccaccctgctCTTCTGCCCATCCCCCAACTCACCATTGGAGGCAGTGAAATCAATGGCCACAGTGAAGTTGATCTGGGTCCTAGAAGAGGGAGAACAGCAGGGGAGTCACctggagggaggcagggctgTAGGAGAGGGGACAGTGCTAGACACTGGCTACCACCCTGGCTCTGCTGCTTGCCAGGTATGTGGCCTTGGTGAAGTCACTCATCTCTTTCTAGTTCTGGAGTGCTGAGATAGTAATGCCAGCTATGCTCCCCTAAAAGGGTTAATGAGCATCAGAAGAGTTAGGCAGCAGGAAAGCTCTTTGAAGATGATTGTGTTCTGTGTGGGCATGTGGCTATGATCACTTACTTCCTCCACAAACCCTGCCCCCTGGGCCCACCTGAGCAGGCTGGGTGAGGTTGAGTCTCATTGGATTGCTGGCTCAAATTTGGAGTGAGATTTGGGACAAAAACTCATTTGACAAAAAAGAGATTCAAATAGACATTATGCATCTCCTAGAGAAAGTATAGAATACCACCCATGAAGTTGTCTTACCAAAAAATTGAACCTGATTCTGATTGAGGCTCCAGAGCTGTCTAGTCAGTTACAGGAAATACAGGGGACAGAGGAACACATTAAATGACACCACAGAAGATGCAGCCAGCAAAATCCAGTCTTTGGGAAACTCTGTAGAAGCACTACCAGAGTCAGCAGCAGCACCATCTCCTGGGAATATGCTGGGCCTCTCAGACTCCATGTAGCTctcctgaatctttttttttgaaaagaggtcttgctctgtcacccaggctgaaacgcagtggcgtgatcacagctcacttcagcctcaacctcctggactcaagcagttttcccacctcggcctcctgagtagctgggaccacaggcacacaccgccacacctggctaacttttttttttctttttgtagacatgggtctcattatattggccagcctggtcttgaactcctgggcaaaagcaatcctcctgcctcagcctcccaaagtgctgggattacagatgtgagccaccacatctggctgaatATTAGATTCCCTTGGTGGGGTACAGGAATCTGTGTTAGCAAGCCATTCAGGTGCTTGGGGGGAATTAATAGATGAAAAGACAAT contains:
- the CPNE5 gene encoding copine-5 isoform X5, which codes for MPAVSNGSGLWMESLRTTGLEASGGVPGKKCGTIILSAEELSNCRDVATMQFCANKLDKKDFFGKSDPFLVFYRSNEDGTFTICHKTEVMKNTLNPVWQTFSIPVRALCNGDYDRTIKVEVYDWDRDGSHDFIGEFTTSYRELARGQSQFNIYEVVNPKKKMKKKKYVNSGTVTLLSFAVESECTFLDYIKGGTQINFTVAIDFTASNGNPSQSTSLHYMSPYQLNAYALALTAVGEIIQHYDSDKMFPALGFGAKLPPDGRVSHEFPLNGNQENPSCCGIDGILEAYHRSLRTVQLYGPTNFAPVVTHVARNAAAVQDGSQYSVLLIITDGVISDMAQTKEAIVNAAKLPMSIIIVGVGQAEFDAMVELDGDDVRISSRGKLAERDIVQFVPFRDYVDRTGNHVLSMARLARDVLAEIPDQLVSYMKAQGIRPRPPPAAPTHSPSQSPARTPPASPLHTHI
- the CPNE5 gene encoding copine-5 isoform X4, whose protein sequence is MQFCANKLDKKDFFGKSDPFLVFYRSNEDGTFTICHKTEVMKNTLNPVWQTFSIPVRALCNGDYDRTIKVEVYDWDRDGSHDFIGEFTTSYRELARGQSQFNIYEVVNPKKKMKKKKYVNSGTVTLLSFAVESECTFLDYIKGGTQINFTVAIDFTASNGNPSQSTSLHYMSPYQLNAYALALTAVGEIIQHYDSDKMFPALGFGAKLPPDGRVSHEFPLNGNQENPSCCGIDGILEAYHRSLRTVQLYGPTNFAPVVTHVARNAAAVQDGSQYSVLLIITDGVISDMAQTKEAIVNAAKLPMSIIIVGVGQAEFDAMVELDGDDVRISSRGKLAERDIVQFVPFRDYVDRTGNHVLSMARLARDVLAEIPDQLVSYMKAQGIRPRPPPAAPTHSPSQSPARTPPASPLHTHI
- the CPNE5 gene encoding copine-5 isoform X6, coding for MKKKKYVNSGTVTLLSFAVESECTFLDYIKGGTQINFTVAIDFTASNGNPSQSTSLHYMSPYQLNAYALALTAVGEIIQHYDSDKMFPALGFGAKLPPDGRVSHEFPLNGNQENPSCCGIDGILEAYHRSLRTVQLYGPTNFAPVVTHVARNAAAVQDGSQYSVLLIITDGVISDMAQTKEAIVNAAKLPMSIIIVGVGQAEFDAMVELDGDDVRISSRGKLAERDIVQFVPFRDYVDRTGNHVLSMARLARDVLAEIPDQLVSYMKAQGIRPRPPPAAPTHSPSQSPARTPPASPLHTHI